DNA sequence from the Deltaproteobacteria bacterium genome:
GTGGGGGCGAACTCGCCGAGCTTGTGGCCGACCATGTTCTCGGTCACGAACACGGGCACGAACTTGCGGCCGTTGTGCACCGCGAAGGTGTGGCCCACGAACTCGGGCAGGACGGTGCTGCGCCGCGACCAGGTCTTCACGACCGTCTTCTTGTTGGTGCGGTTTTGCTCCTCCACCTTCTTGGCGAGGTGCTTGTCCACGAAGGGACCCTTCTTGATTGAACGCGCCATGGCTTAATCGCTCCTTACTGCTGCTGGCTGCGGACGCCGCGGCGCCGGCCGGTGACGATGAACTTGTCGGTGCGGCGGTTGTTGCGGGTCTTGAGGCCCTTCGACTTCTGGCCCCAGGGGCTCACCGGGTGGGGGTTACCCTGACCGGACTTGCCCTCGCCGCCGCCGTGCGGGTGGTCCACGGGGTTCATGGCCTGGCCGCGGACCGTCGGGCGGATGCCCAGCCAGCGCTTGCGGCCCGCCTTGCCCAGGCGCACCAGCTCGTGCTCGATGTTGCCGATCTGGCCGATGGTCGCCTTGCACACCACGAGGACCTTGCGGACCTCCTGGCTGGGCATGCGGATCTGGGCGTAGTCGCCCTCCTTCGCCATGAGCTGGCCAAAGGAGCCCGCCGAGCGGATGAGCTGCGCGCCGCGGCCCGGCTTGATCTCGATGTTGTGGATCACGGTGCCGACGGGGATCGCCGAGAGCGGGAGGCAGTTGCCCGGGCGAATGTCCGGGCCCTCGTTGCTCGAGCTGATGAGCGCGTCGCCCACGTTCACACCGACCGGGTGGAGGATGTAGCGCTTCTCGCCGTCGGCGTAGTGCAGCAGCGCCAGGTTGGCGGAGCGGTTCGGGTCGTACTCGATCGCCGCGACCTTGGCCGGCACGCCGTCCTTGTCCCGCTTGAAGTCGATGATGCGGAACTTGCGCTTGTGGCCGCCACCCTGGTGCCGACGGGTGATGTGGCCGTGCGCATTGCGCCCGCCGCTCTTGCTCTGGCTCTCGACCAGGCTCCGCTCAGGCTTGCCCTTGGTGATCTCCGCGAAATCGGAGACCGTCATCAGGCGACGCCCAGCGCTGGTCGGCTTGTACTTGATGAGTGCCATGACTGTTCCTCAAATCTTTTAGGCGTTGCCCTCGAAGAGGTCGATCTTGTCGCCCTCCTTGAGGGTGACGATGGCCCGCTTCCAGTTGGAGCGCTTGCCGATGTTCTTGCCCATGCGCTTCACCTTGCCGCGGTGCACGCTGGTGCGAATGCCGGTCACGGTGACCTTGAAGAGCTGCTGGATGGCCTGCTTGATGTTGTCTTTGTTGGCCTTGAGGTCGACGTTGAACGCGTAGTGGCGGTGCGTCTCGCGCTCGGCGTCGAGCTTCTCGGTGATGATCGGGCCCTTGATGATCTGATGCGCGTTCATTAGACCA
Encoded proteins:
- the rpsS gene encoding 30S ribosomal protein S19, whose amino-acid sequence is MARSIKKGPFVDKHLAKKVEEQNRTNKKTVVKTWSRRSTVLPEFVGHTFAVHNGRKFVPVFVTENMVGHKLGEFAPTRTFLGHSAEKKVKPASAPPAK
- the rplB gene encoding 50S ribosomal protein L2, with the translated sequence MALIKYKPTSAGRRLMTVSDFAEITKGKPERSLVESQSKSGGRNAHGHITRRHQGGGHKRKFRIIDFKRDKDGVPAKVAAIEYDPNRSANLALLHYADGEKRYILHPVGVNVGDALISSSNEGPDIRPGNCLPLSAIPVGTVIHNIEIKPGRGAQLIRSAGSFGQLMAKEGDYAQIRMPSQEVRKVLVVCKATIGQIGNIEHELVRLGKAGRKRWLGIRPTVRGQAMNPVDHPHGGGEGKSGQGNPHPVSPWGQKSKGLKTRNNRRTDKFIVTGRRRGVRSQQQ
- a CDS encoding 50S ribosomal protein L23 → MNAHQIIKGPIITEKLDAERETHRHYAFNVDLKANKDNIKQAIQQLFKVTVTGIRTSVHRGKVKRMGKNIGKRSNWKRAIVTLKEGDKIDLFEGNA